In Rhodopirellula sp. P2, the DNA window AGGTTTCGGTCAAGCGAAACCGGTCCCCGGCGCGGAACGCGTCACCGTCGAGCCACAGGCCTGGGAAGGTCACGCCTTTGAAAACGTCGGCATCGCGCGGTGCAGCGATAAACTGGTTGCCATCGTGGTGCCACCATTCGATGCGACCTTCGAGTGTTTCGAAGATCAAGTATTCACCGACGCCAGCGGCCTCGTACACCTCACGTTTTTCGCCGAAGTCATAGCTGGCGGAGGACCCCGCGATTTCAACGATCAGCTCGGGCGGGCCGACGAGATAGCCTTCGTGATTGAGATGAGTCGAGCCGCCCACTTGCTGCCGCATGCAGAGGTCAGGCTGCGGTTCATGATCGGACCCCAAGAACACAGTCGCGTTGTCGGACACGACAAGATTGGGGGCATGCATCGCGTATGTGCTGAGCCAAAAATTCAAGATGGAATGTGGGTCGCCATGGGTTGTCGCTCGCAGGGCGTTCATCAGATAAACCCTTCCGTTGATTCGTTCGGCCTTGAGTTTTTCGGGCGCCGCTTCATACCGGCGGAGGTATTCATCATGCGACAACACATCCCCGCTGTTCAGTTGAGGGACGATGTCATGCACGTAGCGCGAGCTGGTTTCTTGAGCCGTTTCACTCAATGGAATTGCCTCCAGATTTCGGATATGTCGCCAAGTGACTTTCGCCTGATTCTACCCCAACGGATTCATGCGAACGTCCGCCAGGCTTGGATTGCATCAGTTCTTGAGTGGCGGAAAACGGAATGTGTCAACGAGATTGAGACAACTTTGTCAACGGATCAGTGAACGATGCCAGTGCACTTGGGGGCCAGCCCCCAAACCCCCGGGATTGTTTCGGGCTCATCCGACGGAAGGGTGCGCCCGAGGTTTTCAAGGCATGCACCGATGTCCGAATGTTCAATGATGGACGGCGCCCGTGTTGAAAACAGCCCACCGGCATGGCGAGCATGCCGGTGGGCCGCGAAGCACCTTCGGCGCATCGGAGAAATCCCTCCAAAAACCTGAAGTCAGGGTGCCGCGCACGCTTCCGTCGGATGAGCCATTTTTCGTTGTCCGGTGGTGTTCGCTTCGCTCGACCACCGGCTACCGTCTTGGACCACTTCGTGGTCCCTCCCTCGCGAATGGGAATCTGTTGGGAAACCCGAGCGAAATGGCGGCCAGCTCGATTGCCGGCACTCCGATTCGCCAAGCCAGGTCCAACCTGGCCGACGACCTTCGACACTGCACGACTTCGATACGCAGGCGGTGGGCGCCGATCTGCAGGTGACGATCGGCGACGCTGGCAGCCAATCAGGCTGAACGGCGAGAAGATCTCAGCCGTTCGATGGAATGTCGAACCTGTTCGCGCAGTGCGAGGTGACGCCAATCACGTGGGTTTGCTGTGTGGAGCCCCCTCACCCGAACAGGGCCTCAATCGGCCCGTTCGACCTCTCCCCCGGCGAAGCCGGGGGAGAGGTGACTTGGGCGTTTTCTTGCCCCCAGCGAAGCTGGGGGAGAGGTGACTTGGGTGTTGTCTCGCCCCAGCGAAACTGGGGGAGAGGTGACGGGCGGTCTCGCTACTGAATCAATTTCATGAGTTCTTTGGCGGTGAGTTTGGCGGATGACTCGGTGCCTTCGAGCAGGCTGTCGGCGAGGTCGCGTTTGCTTTCATGGAGTTTCAAGATCCGCTCTTCGACCGTTCCGGTGGTGATGAATCGGTACACCGTCACGGGCCGCTGTTGTCCCATCCGGTGGGCGCGGTCGGAGGCTTGGTCTTCCACGGCGGGATTCCACCAGGGGTCCATGTGGATCACGTAGTCGGCCGCCGTCAGGTTCAACCCCACGCCCCCGGCTTTCAAGCTGATCAAGAACACGTCGCCTTCGCCGTCCTGGAAGGCATCCACGCTGGTCTTGCGTTTCTTCGCGGGCGTGCTGCCGTCCAGGTACTGATATGAAATCTTTCGTTCATCGAGTCGGTCTCTCAAGAGTTGCAGGTGGCCGACGAACTGGCTGAACACCAACACCTTGTGACCGCCCTCGATCAGATCCGTCACCGTTTCAGTGAAGCGTTCGAGTTTTGCTGCTTTCAGGCCTGCGTTGGCGTCGACTAAATCGGGATGACAACAGAACCGGCGCAGACGCATCAGTTCCGCCAGGATCTTGATGTGCATGGGTCGGTCGTCGTCACTGTCCTCCAAGTTTTGGAGTGCCTTTTGACGAATGGCTTCGTACATCGCGGCTTCCTTGTCACCCAATTCGATCGGCACGGTGATTTCGGTTCGCGGTGGGAGTTCATCCAAAACTTGGGACTTCGTCCGTCGCAGAATGAACGGCGCGATCAATTGCTTGAGTTGTCGCTGGACGTCGCGGCGATGATCGCGTTCGATCGGAACGGCAAAGCGTTCTTGAAACGACTCCGAGGAACCGAGTAGTCCTGGGTTGATGAATTGAAACAGGTTCCACAGTTCACCCAGATGGTTTTCCATGGGTGTGCCGGTGAGCACGACTCGGAAATCCGCTTCGAGTCCCATCGCTGCTTCGCTGCGTTTGGTGTCTGCGTTCTTGATCGCTTGGGCTTCGTCGAGAACCAGCGTCTGCCAACGTCGGGATTGCAATTTTTCCGCTTCGTTGGCCAGCAAACCATAACTGCATATCAGCAGGTCTCGTTTTCCCAAGGACTCAATGACCGTCTCGCGATCCGCTTCGCTGAACAGGACCGGGCGCAGCGAGGGTGCAAAGCGTGCGATTTCGGAAACCCAGTTGGCGGCCACCGATGTCGGCGCGACGATCAAGGCTGGGCCGGATTTGCCGCGGTGGAGCAGAACGGCGAGGCACTGCAGCGTTTTCCCCAATCCCATGTCATCGGCCAGGCAGGCACCCGCGCCCAGGTGAGCCAAACGGGACATCCATTTGAAGCCGTCGACTTGGTAGTCGCGGAGTTCTGCGTCCAGCGTCTTGGGAACTTTCGGTCGCACGCGGTCGGCCGATTCGATTCGCTTGATCTGCGTCTTCCATTGTTGGTCGGCGATCAGGTCAGTGTTGCCGGTCAGTTCGGCGATCGCGGTGGTGCGAATGGTGGGGAACCGCACTTCGTCTTGGCGGCGATCCGTGTACGCGGCCATCGTTTCCAGTCGCTTGCGAAAGTGTTCGGTGAGCGCCACAAATCGACCGTCGTTGAGTTGCACGAATCGGGATGTGCTGGCGCTCGCCATCTCCAGCAGATCCATCATCTCGATGGCCAATTGGTTGTCCACCTGCAGTTTGCCCGAAGCGGCGAACCAATCCTGGCCCCCGTCGATCTTGATCTTCCAGTCCGACTCATCCGCGGACCCGGCGATTTGAAAGGCTTGCCCCTTGGGCCAGTGCAACGTCAAACGTGATTCTTCCACCAGCGATTCCAGTTCCAGCAGCGCTTCGAGAGCCTCCGCCGCAGTGGGCAGATCGATGACCTCGACGTTGGCCTGCTCACCCAGGAAGTCGCAATCGTTTTGCACCGCACGAAGGCTGTCTGTTTCCGCCTCCAAATCCCGGCGAGTCGATCGCATCTGACCGTCAACCTTGGTGACGACCGTTCGACTGCCCTGACCCGGAACGAAGAAACCGCCACTGTCACCAAAGGGGCGAGTGAAGAAGGTGATTTGCAGGCCTTGATCGTAAGGCGTCAAGTGAGCGTGAATGGCGCTGTCAGCGACGACTTGCTCCGCACCCTCGGCGGCGACTTCGATCTCCGAATGCAACGGCGCGATCGGTGCCAGTGGCCGCACCGCGTCGAGCAGTTGATCGACGGCGGAGTCGGGCACCGTTAAACCGTCGGACAACATGGA includes these proteins:
- a CDS encoding Uma2 family endonuclease, coding for MSETAQETSSRYVHDIVPQLNSGDVLSHDEYLRRYEAAPEKLKAERINGRVYLMNALRATTHGDPHSILNFWLSTYAMHAPNLVVSDNATVFLGSDHEPQPDLCMRQQVGGSTHLNHEGYLVGPPELIVEIAGSSASYDFGEKREVYEAAGVGEYLIFETLEGRIEWWHHDGNQFIAAPRDADVFKGVTFPGLWLDGDAFRAGDRFRLTETLQRGIQSV
- a CDS encoding DEAD/DEAH box helicase is translated as MTCQLLAVAWGPVDLSDLSKMVRKALPCLTKLGKPGPPKITQAVIKPMMSQLRNNGYIQLPSSTKFQIRPSLGDAILRSSIHEGTFSDLVAIVNAFHKSHRYSWERHQPSDKLKQQRIAFYQGDLEGYFDHASEDAVQARTLGLLTPFDETVYEGLPFELQDAYWRVFGPPLLHTANGSAAMIDHVEAWLKRSSPEDEAAISVGVDLLFAAGRVAALQPLAELLKHQRPEILGLVCLLHGDQDQAIQHFATAMPTASRKKGSSSTACQTFAGLHYPLLLLRQSDPRATATAAKIIQRRIKQLDQDLLQGCDAVLSGCDFLGDPGLAQSIQTSWTDDASRPLATLLSGYAREICFSTEQAARELKNLAKVSELYRVSGMDWLAAEAMTLANRLKPNQSTAKMIAKLYHATGTSPMAGQFERTPIWKTQLGALQAFAASYQPASPSAKQPGSAIPEEQNRLAWLVTIATDDRPLDCRPVHQSYGKKGWSKGRPIALERIHDPSRLAEFDFLKPEDRKICGSLRCDISRDPYGYTERYYYFETALLVDALVDHPCLFMDDDSRSPIEIEKGQARLVVEQSPEGGATISLSPRPTSRDCHLLVQRESTSKFSIVQFSDAQLKLASMLSDGLTVPDSAVDQLLDAVRPLAPIAPLHSEIEVAAEGAEQVVADSAIHAHLTPYDQGLQITFFTRPFGDSGGFFVPGQGSRTVVTKVDGQMRSTRRDLEAETDSLRAVQNDCDFLGEQANVEVIDLPTAAEALEALLELESLVEESRLTLHWPKGQAFQIAGSADESDWKIKIDGGQDWFAASGKLQVDNQLAIEMMDLLEMASASTSRFVQLNDGRFVALTEHFRKRLETMAAYTDRRQDEVRFPTIRTTAIAELTGNTDLIADQQWKTQIKRIESADRVRPKVPKTLDAELRDYQVDGFKWMSRLAHLGAGACLADDMGLGKTLQCLAVLLHRGKSGPALIVAPTSVAANWVSEIARFAPSLRPVLFSEADRETVIESLGKRDLLICSYGLLANEAEKLQSRRWQTLVLDEAQAIKNADTKRSEAAMGLEADFRVVLTGTPMENHLGELWNLFQFINPGLLGSSESFQERFAVPIERDHRRDVQRQLKQLIAPFILRRTKSQVLDELPPRTEITVPIELGDKEAAMYEAIRQKALQNLEDSDDDRPMHIKILAELMRLRRFCCHPDLVDANAGLKAAKLERFTETVTDLIEGGHKVLVFSQFVGHLQLLRDRLDERKISYQYLDGSTPAKKRKTSVDAFQDGEGDVFLISLKAGGVGLNLTAADYVIHMDPWWNPAVEDQASDRAHRMGQQRPVTVYRFITTGTVEERILKLHESKRDLADSLLEGTESSAKLTAKELMKLIQ